A region of the Apium graveolens cultivar Ventura chromosome 6, ASM990537v1, whole genome shotgun sequence genome:
AttcctaattaccatctaagttggagacttatccaccaagtctcccaacacaagtctaaccctaaACTCATCTCTATATAAcgggctctacccctcaacctaaaATTACATTTTTGACTTGATTCTCTACAATACAGAGAAacgtaggcatcttgcgaggacAGACAGTCCCAAACGCGAGAATAGCCATTAAAATTCGAATCTAACAAACTCTAGCATTAATTACTAACGCAACCTAATTTTCATTCCACAACACATTTTATTTTCTAACAAAACTCGTGCTaaagtttaaaaaaaaataaaagtaactTTTTTTTTGTCTTTCTATGATAAAATCTAAGAACAAAACTTTATATGTAATTTTAATGGTCATAttgttttcttatttttttaatttttaaatatatttacaCCTATTTTTAATATTGAAAGCTGAAAAAACTAATAACTAGATCACCTTAAGTGACTGCAAATGATAACTTGTTGAGATCGGTGAACAAAATGATATATGGGCTCCATTTCAATGACTAGTATAATATTTAACACAAtgaaaatatcataaaaatacTTGATATTATATTAAGAATATCATTCTGAAACTCTGTGCGTTCTAAGttaaagtcataaaaatattccGTTATCCAACACTTTGAGAAATACACTGTCACATTTGTCTTGTAGTACTTACCCACTTACAAAAGTTGATGATAATAATGATTCCGGTATGAAATTGAAAAATAGAATCGCCAACAAAGATGGATATTTTtccttttaatataaaaaaatattatgtaTTCTACATGCATGCTTTAGAACTTTgcatttatcaatttgttttgCTTTTTGTAAAAGATATATAAATGGGATTGTCTTGGGATTctgattataatatttattttataaaacttCATAAAAAGAAATAGTAGATAATTAATTCAGTTAACTAAAGAATTAACGTAAATAGTAAAAACACTGGATATACATACTGCAATTTATGAGGCATAGTTGCAGTAAAACTCTGAAACGTACAATTCTCAaatctctctctctatctctctctcaaagtcacttataaatcgTGGTGGGGTGTGCTAAAAATTCAATCTTTTTTTTTTTTGTATTCAAAGTCGTCTTTCTTGATGCCTACCTATACATACATGTTTTTATTCACACCCCCTTTACACCTGCCCCCTTTTTAACTGATTTTAAACGCCCCCCCCCCCTCTTTTCAGACATCTTTGCCTCTGCTCTTAATACAGGTACTTTCTCTCTCATTTTCTTGATTTTTTCCCCAGCAATTTAATAGCATTGTATTGATCAACATCACTTGTAATTTACTTGAATTCTCTTATATGTTTATCAAGAATGATTCTTGGTATTATTATTTGATTCTTGGTTTTTATTTTTTAATGGGCtccttttctcttttttcttAAAGTTTGCATTTTTATCTATATAAACCTGTTCATAGATCTTGAATACTATTTTTTTGTTCATAAAGTTTGTGAATTTGATGAGTTTATAGTAAAATATACAATGTTTTATGAGTTATCATAGGAATTGATGATGTTAAAAGCTCAGTTCTTGCAATTCTGAATTGCATGCCATTGTAATAAGTTCAACtaattatgatatttttttcATCTGGGTTTTCTTTATGTTGGATTTTTCTGGCGGGTTTATGTTTTTTTGCTCGTTCTTGtatttttaaaattcaatttttttttatctCTCGCTTGCTATAGGACCCAttgtttgtttgtttgtttgtagacttttcaatttAGCTTTCTTCTTGTTCTTTGTGGTTTAACTAATAatttgttttatttgtttattcCACCAGGTTACATCAATTTGCAGTTAAGAAGGGGTCTTTATTGTTGATTTAGAAGACGGttcttttttattattaaatttagCATTTATTCTGCAAATGCTAAATTTTAATAGGTCTAGAAGTCAGGCAAGAGCTAACAGATCCATGTCTTTAGGAGGTAAATTTGTTTCTTACAGCTAGTTTTCATTTCGAAGCTTCTTCCCCTACTAGGAATTAGGTGTATTAGTTTATTTAATAAGAATCAAAGAATTGTATGTTTCCGTTCTCTAATTTGACCGGAGTTGTATTCTAAGAAAAATTCAATTAGTTGATGGTTTATAGCTGTAGTATGTATGTCAACAGAAGAACAGCTGCAAGCGGTGGATGATCTAAAGATTAAATTTGTGTTTTTTTCATTGCTTGTAGGCATGGACTTCGTGGATCCGAAGAAAAAGAGCAGTTACGTTGGGAAAATTCTTTTGGCTGCCACCTTAACTGCATTTTGCATTCTCGTGCTCAAACAATCTCCAACTTTCAACACCCCAAGCGCAGTTAGTCCCTGACCTTTTAATACATACACTACTGTCTATATATGAAATGTAAATCTCGTTTTGGAGTTTTATGATTTGCAGTTAATTTTATCCTACCTACCAAAGAGATAAATCTACTCTTTTGCTGTGAAAAAAATAGTGTTTTTGCCTCTTTATCTTTTCTCATTTTATTGCTTATGAGTTTTTCTGACTTCATTATGGGTAATTTAATTTATGTACTATGTAGGGTAAGATTTATACATCTTTATTATTTCAGCCAGCAAATTTATAAGTGGTAGGTTTGGTGCTACCTTTTTAGGTCAGCAAAcaaattttaatttcttattatAGGGAAGGGAATCATTAGTTGCATTGCTCACACCAGTTACATGGATTGAACTATATCTTTTACTAAATTATGGAAGTACTTCATTAATGATATGATGCTTGGCCAAGGAGTGGCCAAGGAGGCTTCCCTTTCTGCGGGCTTTTAGATTGGCTTCCAGTAATTATCCAAAAATAATTTGTATTTGTTGCATTACTCAATACATCTTCAAAACAGTCTTTGACAACATAATGGGTGCCCAAAGTACTTGAATCTAATGCATATTCGATATGTTACCAGTTGCTTGAGAGTCTCAGACACTTGATATACACAGATCCATCAGTCTAGTAACTGTCAATACATAGGAAATAGGTCACACAAACATATTAAATAGAAATTTATTCATACATTGTTCTGCACTTGCTACTTTAGGTTAGATTCCAGAAGTTTTATTATGTTGTAAGGTATTTTGTCTAATCAAAGTAAAGGTGTTGAGTACTACTCAATTGAATCTTTTGAAGTGGAATGGATGATGAATGGAGTGATTCAGGTTGACTTGCGTGACCGAATTGACAACAAACTTGATTTCTCTGTTTCATTTTGGCTTCAGAAGGGAAAATAAAACAAATCGGTGTCCTGTATGTCTGCCTATTGTAAAGATTTTTTTTGCAATTGACAAGTATAACATATTTTTAATGTAATATTGTGTTTTTCTTTTAATTTTGATTTGCTATAAGAAAATTAGTTATTTTGTTTACTTGGTTTCTATATATTGAAAAACTTCTGATAATGGCTTCACTTTTTCCTTCTTCCTCCCAAGTTCTCCCATCATGAAGCAGGGATTACACATGTTCTAGTCACTGGAGGAGCAGGCTATATTGGTTCTCATGCTGTCTTGCGTCTTTTGAAAGATTCATATCGTGTGACTATAGTGGTTTGTCTTTTAACTGTATACTAAGAATTTGCATTGCATGTTATGTATTTGAATAAGATTCTCATATATTACTTTTCAACAGGATAATCTCTCCCGCGGAAACCTTGGTGCCGTCAAAGTTCTACAAGAACT
Encoded here:
- the LOC141666596 gene encoding UDP-arabinose 4-epimerase 1-like, which gives rise to MLNFNRSRSQARANRSMSLGGMDFVDPKKKSSYVGKILLAATLTAFCILVLKQSPTFNTPSAFSHHEAGITHVLVTGGAGYIGSHAVLRLLKDSYRVTIVDNLSRGNLGAVKVLQELFPEPDRLQFIYADLGDAKAVNRIFSENAFDAVMHFAAVAYVGESTLDPLK